Proteins from a single region of Irregularibacter muris:
- a CDS encoding helix-turn-helix domain-containing protein yields the protein MLNTSNYSITEIAGMVGFNYSSHFIQIFKKKMHKTPNEYRKKTTN from the coding sequence TTGCTCAATACTTCTAATTACTCTATAACAGAGATTGCAGGAATGGTTGGATTCAACTACTCTAGCCACTTTATTCAAATCTTTAAGAAAAAAATGCATAAGACCCCCAATGAGTACAGAAAAAAAACTACTAATTAG